In Nocardioides cavernae, a single genomic region encodes these proteins:
- a CDS encoding winged helix-turn-helix transcriptional regulator produces the protein MKLEGALALRDDQPVGSYCPIERTLTVVSTRSAMLVLREAFYGASRFEEFAARADLTDATTSARLRDLVRAGVLEKRPYQEPGQRRRHEYALTPAGEDLMPALFALLQWANRHDPPPYPPQLTHDGCGRPVTIEARCDAGHHVTSDDVTVTAAGPFGLDDPVAST, from the coding sequence ATGAAGCTCGAGGGGGCACTCGCCCTGCGCGACGACCAGCCGGTCGGCAGCTACTGCCCGATCGAGCGCACCCTCACGGTCGTGAGCACCCGGTCGGCGATGCTGGTCCTGCGCGAGGCGTTCTACGGTGCCTCTCGCTTCGAGGAGTTCGCGGCACGAGCCGACCTGACCGACGCGACGACGTCCGCCCGGCTCCGCGACCTGGTCCGGGCCGGCGTCCTCGAGAAGCGCCCGTACCAGGAGCCCGGCCAGCGTCGGCGGCACGAGTACGCCTTGACGCCGGCGGGGGAGGACCTGATGCCGGCGCTGTTCGCGCTGCTCCAGTGGGCCAACCGCCACGACCCGCCGCCGTACCCCCCACAGCTCACCCACGACGGGTGCGGCCGACCGGTGACCATCGAAGCGCGCTGCGACGCCGGGCACCACGTCACGAGCGACGACGTCACCGTCACGGCTGCCGGACCCTTCGGTCTCGACGACCCCGTCGCGTCGACCTGA
- a CDS encoding helix-turn-helix transcriptional regulator, translating into MAGAEGLLGRHVERERVRALLGHARNGRGGALLVTGEPGIGKTALLDATTSDQAGLRLLRVDGFEAESMIPFAGVQRLAIPLRGYLSELPESHRHALRVAAGATDGEPPDRFLVGLGVLGLLGAAGEVEPVLCVIDDAHLLDPESLDVLGLVARRLEAESVALVLAGRDTAHVATQLAGVPGLPLAGLETESAQRLLSASLPEPIDPAAAAQVITATGGNPLALVDLAQELSARRLTEVSLADEPLPIGHHLEALYLRRIRHLAADLQTWLLIAAADATGNIDLIRAAGQAWGLPDDPVEEAESAGLVELGATIKFRHPLVRSAAYNAVQGSQRRRAHRALSVAAEQLGLVEVAAWHAAKATLGTDADVADRLERVADAAGRRGGLASRARVLAQASELTPPGRVKYARLVDAAEAALGSGAAQLAKTYLDDVDEDALDAVSRGRLVWIRASISLFTADPALMEAGATMLSAAECFHGHDTALEQEALIKAFEYTLPAERLARGLTLSELGARLRKGAELRDGTASTILRGLSAHILLPYEQAVPVMRTAVRAILDLDAPGLLRYGATSVALTTALWDAHARRECLERTAAAARDAGALQLLDTTLWIMSLAELSGGTPRHAHEYIEQVRELRRAIGYDAEHVINVALLAWAEAPRAQVEMIADGAGSMGFDGVRSAGWAALAVRDLAEGDYDGARRRLEPLVADPFLQVTPLQLPDYVEAACRSGRAPDATAHVRHLEGLARVNGSPWNAGVAHRSRALVEEDAEPHHRAAIEALAAGDVPIELGRAHLLYGEWLRRSKRRRDAREQLHAALALFERGQAPAFAHRARAELTAIGDQAAPAGVREPLDLTAQQLTVARLAAAGRTNAEIGATMFLSPNTVDYHLRNVFHKLGISSRRQLAERLDGSD; encoded by the coding sequence GTGGCGGGTGCTGAGGGGCTTCTCGGCCGGCACGTCGAGCGGGAGCGGGTGCGTGCCCTGCTCGGGCACGCGCGCAACGGGCGCGGCGGCGCGCTGCTCGTCACCGGCGAGCCGGGGATCGGCAAGACCGCCCTGCTCGATGCCACGACGTCTGACCAGGCCGGGCTGCGCCTGCTCAGGGTGGACGGGTTCGAGGCGGAGTCGATGATCCCCTTCGCCGGCGTGCAGCGGCTGGCGATCCCGTTGCGGGGCTACCTCTCCGAGCTTCCCGAGAGCCACCGCCACGCGCTGCGGGTGGCAGCCGGCGCGACGGACGGCGAGCCGCCCGACCGCTTCCTCGTCGGTCTCGGGGTGCTGGGCCTCCTCGGCGCCGCCGGGGAGGTCGAACCGGTGCTGTGCGTGATCGACGACGCCCACCTGCTCGACCCCGAGTCGCTCGACGTCCTCGGTCTGGTCGCGCGCCGGCTGGAGGCCGAGTCGGTCGCGCTCGTCCTGGCCGGGCGCGACACGGCGCACGTCGCGACCCAGCTGGCCGGCGTTCCCGGTCTGCCCCTCGCCGGGCTCGAGACCGAGTCGGCCCAGCGACTGCTGTCGGCGTCGCTCCCCGAGCCGATCGATCCGGCCGCGGCCGCGCAGGTCATCACCGCCACTGGCGGCAACCCGCTCGCCCTGGTGGACCTGGCGCAGGAGCTGAGCGCACGGCGACTCACCGAGGTGAGCCTGGCCGACGAGCCGCTGCCGATCGGTCACCACCTCGAGGCGCTCTACCTGAGGCGGATCCGCCACCTCGCCGCGGACCTCCAGACCTGGCTGCTGATCGCCGCCGCCGACGCGACCGGCAACATCGACCTGATCCGGGCCGCCGGCCAGGCGTGGGGCCTGCCGGACGACCCGGTCGAGGAGGCGGAGTCGGCGGGCCTCGTCGAGCTCGGCGCGACCATCAAGTTCCGGCACCCTCTGGTGCGCTCGGCGGCGTACAACGCCGTCCAGGGCTCCCAACGCAGGCGGGCCCACCGCGCGCTGTCGGTGGCCGCCGAGCAGCTCGGACTCGTCGAGGTGGCGGCGTGGCACGCCGCCAAGGCGACGCTGGGCACCGACGCGGACGTCGCCGACCGGCTCGAGCGGGTGGCCGACGCAGCCGGTCGACGAGGCGGTCTGGCATCCCGCGCGCGGGTGCTGGCCCAGGCGTCGGAGCTCACCCCGCCCGGTCGCGTGAAGTACGCCCGTCTCGTCGACGCCGCGGAGGCAGCGCTCGGGTCAGGAGCGGCCCAGCTCGCCAAGACCTACCTCGACGACGTGGACGAGGACGCGCTCGACGCCGTGTCCCGGGGGCGGCTCGTCTGGATCCGCGCGAGCATCTCGCTCTTCACCGCCGACCCCGCGCTGATGGAGGCGGGCGCGACCATGCTGTCGGCTGCGGAGTGCTTCCACGGGCACGACACGGCGCTGGAGCAGGAGGCCCTGATCAAGGCGTTCGAGTACACGCTGCCTGCGGAGCGGCTGGCCCGGGGCCTCACGCTGTCGGAGCTCGGGGCCCGGCTGCGAAAGGGTGCGGAGCTGCGTGACGGGACGGCGAGCACCATCCTGCGCGGCCTCAGCGCGCACATCCTGCTCCCGTACGAGCAGGCCGTCCCGGTCATGCGCACCGCGGTCAGGGCGATCCTCGACCTCGACGCCCCCGGCCTGCTGCGTTACGGCGCCACGAGCGTGGCGCTGACGACGGCGCTGTGGGACGCCCACGCCCGGCGCGAGTGCCTCGAGCGGACGGCGGCCGCTGCGCGCGACGCCGGCGCCCTGCAGCTGCTGGACACCACCCTGTGGATCATGTCCCTGGCCGAGCTCTCCGGTGGCACGCCGCGGCACGCGCACGAGTACATCGAGCAGGTGCGTGAGCTCCGCCGGGCCATCGGCTACGACGCCGAGCACGTCATCAACGTGGCACTGCTCGCCTGGGCAGAGGCACCCCGCGCCCAGGTGGAGATGATCGCGGACGGCGCCGGCTCGATGGGCTTCGACGGCGTGCGGTCGGCCGGCTGGGCCGCCCTGGCGGTGCGCGACCTGGCCGAGGGCGACTACGACGGGGCGCGGCGCCGGCTCGAGCCCCTGGTGGCCGATCCCTTCCTGCAGGTCACGCCCCTGCAGCTGCCCGACTACGTCGAGGCGGCCTGCCGGAGTGGGCGCGCACCCGACGCGACGGCGCACGTGCGGCACCTCGAGGGACTGGCGAGGGTCAACGGCTCGCCGTGGAACGCGGGGGTGGCGCACCGCTCGCGCGCGTTGGTCGAGGAGGATGCCGAGCCGCACCACCGCGCGGCGATCGAGGCCCTGGCCGCAGGCGACGTGCCCATCGAGCTGGGTCGCGCCCACCTGCTGTACGGCGAGTGGCTGCGTCGCTCCAAGCGCCGCCGCGACGCCCGGGAGCAGCTCCATGCGGCACTCGCCCTCTTCGAGCGCGGCCAGGCTCCGGCCTTCGCCCACCGGGCCCGCGCCGAGCTCACCGCCATCGGCGACCAGGCCGCTCCAGCCGGCGTGCGCGAACCGCTCGACCTCACCGCTCAACAGCTCACCGTCGCGCGCCTCGCGGCCGCGGGCCGCACCAACGCCGAGATCGGGGCGACGATGTTCCTGAGCCCCAACACCGTCGACTACCACCTGCGCAACGTCTTCCACAAGCTCGGCATCTCGTCCAGACGCCAGCTGGCCGAGCGCCTCGACGGGTCGGACTGA
- a CDS encoding alpha/beta fold hydrolase, whose product MPYVTADDGARIFYKDWGVDGTPVILSHGWPLNADAWEATALFLAEHGHRAIAHDRRGHGRSSQTWDGNEMDTYADDLACLVEALDLSDLTLVGHSTGGGEVVHYVGRHGTARVARLVLVSAVPPLMLRTDDNPDGLPIEVFDDIRAGEAANRSQLYRDLADGPFFGHNRDHDVAQGFRDAFWLQSMACGHRAAYECIAAFSATDFRPDLEKVDVPTLVIHGDDDQIVPFEVGGARSAAMVDGAELKVYEGSGHALPDTDRDRLHADLLAFIDS is encoded by the coding sequence GTGCCCTACGTGACCGCCGACGACGGCGCCCGCATCTTCTACAAGGACTGGGGTGTCGACGGCACCCCCGTCATCCTCAGCCACGGCTGGCCCCTCAACGCGGACGCCTGGGAAGCCACCGCCCTGTTCCTCGCCGAGCACGGACACCGCGCGATCGCCCACGACCGTCGCGGTCACGGACGCTCGAGCCAGACGTGGGACGGCAACGAGATGGACACCTACGCCGACGACCTGGCCTGCTTGGTCGAGGCCCTCGACCTCTCGGACCTGACCCTGGTGGGCCACTCCACGGGCGGAGGCGAGGTCGTGCACTACGTGGGTCGCCACGGCACGGCCCGCGTGGCCCGGCTCGTGCTGGTGTCCGCAGTACCGCCGCTGATGCTGCGCACCGACGACAACCCCGACGGCCTTCCGATCGAGGTGTTCGACGACATCCGGGCGGGGGAGGCCGCCAACCGCTCGCAGCTCTACCGCGACCTGGCCGACGGACCGTTCTTCGGGCACAACCGCGACCACGACGTGGCCCAGGGCTTCCGTGACGCCTTCTGGCTCCAGAGCATGGCGTGCGGCCACCGGGCGGCGTACGAGTGCATCGCCGCGTTCAGCGCGACGGACTTCCGTCCCGACCTGGAGAAGGTGGACGTCCCCACCCTGGTCATCCACGGCGACGACGACCAGATCGTGCCCTTCGAGGTCGGTGGCGCGCGGTCGGCGGCCATGGTCGACGGCGCCGAGCTGAAGGTCTACGAGGGAAGCGGCCACGCGCTACCCGACACCGACCGCGACCGCCTCCACGCCGACCTGCTCGCCTTCATCGACTCCTGA
- a CDS encoding Fe-S cluster assembly protein HesB — MLALTENVTDIVKQLADEVPEITALRIATEVDGESLSVSPADHAESEDQVIEQDGATVYVDGPASEFLSDKVLDGGVDEDGTIQFALGQQA; from the coding sequence ATGCTTGCTCTCACCGAGAACGTGACCGACATCGTGAAGCAGCTCGCCGACGAGGTGCCCGAGATCACTGCCCTCCGCATCGCCACCGAGGTGGACGGGGAGTCCCTGTCCGTGAGCCCGGCCGACCACGCCGAGAGCGAGGACCAGGTCATCGAGCAGGACGGCGCGACCGTCTACGTCGACGGACCCGCGTCGGAGTTCCTCTCCGACAAGGTGCTGGACGGCGGCGTGGACGAGGACGGCACCATCCAGTTCGCGCTGGGCCAGCAGGCCTGA
- a CDS encoding alpha/beta hydrolase, translating to MTETRPETIALVHGLWMTPRSWEHWVTHYEAQGHTVLTPGYPGFDIEVEALRENPQVIADLTVPETVDHLASVVEGVGTPPIIIGHSFGGTLTQLLLARGLGSAGVVIDSAPTEGVRVNPVSQARSLFPALKNPANRHKAVGFTPEEFHYAFTNTLSEEESRKVWDRYAIAAPGHWVWEYGLFANFKPGHQDTWVDYSADRAPLLFIAGSEDHIMPPSVNRSNAKHYGKSPAVTEYHEFEGRDHWTCAAPGWEAVADHALTWAREHSRTASTGAVGS from the coding sequence ATGACCGAGACACGACCCGAGACCATCGCGCTGGTGCACGGGCTCTGGATGACCCCCCGCAGCTGGGAGCACTGGGTCACGCACTACGAGGCGCAGGGGCACACCGTGCTCACGCCGGGCTACCCCGGATTCGACATCGAGGTCGAGGCGCTGCGGGAGAACCCGCAGGTCATCGCGGACCTCACCGTCCCCGAGACCGTCGACCACCTCGCCTCGGTGGTCGAGGGGGTCGGCACCCCGCCGATCATCATCGGACATTCCTTCGGTGGGACCCTCACGCAGCTGCTCCTGGCCCGCGGGCTGGGGTCGGCGGGGGTGGTCATCGATTCCGCGCCGACCGAGGGCGTCCGGGTGAACCCGGTGTCCCAGGCCAGGTCGCTGTTCCCCGCGCTGAAGAATCCGGCCAACCGGCACAAGGCCGTGGGCTTCACGCCCGAGGAGTTCCACTACGCCTTCACCAACACCCTCTCCGAGGAGGAGTCGCGCAAGGTCTGGGACCGCTACGCGATCGCGGCCCCCGGCCACTGGGTGTGGGAGTACGGGTTGTTCGCCAACTTCAAGCCCGGCCACCAGGACACCTGGGTCGACTACTCCGCCGACCGCGCCCCGCTGCTGTTCATCGCCGGCTCGGAGGACCACATCATGCCGCCGTCGGTGAACCGGTCGAACGCCAAGCACTACGGCAAGTCGCCGGCCGTCACCGAGTACCACGAGTTCGAGGGACGCGACCACTGGACCTGCGCCGCGCCCGGGTGGGAGGCGGTCGCGGACCACGCGCTGACCTGGGCCCGCGAGCACAGCCGTACGGCGTCGACCGGGGCCGTCGGGTCCTGA